The following proteins are co-located in the Mus caroli chromosome 7, CAROLI_EIJ_v1.1, whole genome shotgun sequence genome:
- the Ccdc179 gene encoding coiled-coil domain-containing protein 179: MCLRVKDEEPAQVYPEGPRRHHPSDVSTRQSVEKRINHMQNLQKEKRKLGKRFARPNPIPDTGILWT; encoded by the exons ATGTGCCTTCGAGTTAAGGATGAGGAGCCTGCACAAGTCTACCCA GAAGGACCACGAAGGCACCATCCTTCAGATGTTTCTACCAGGCAG TCTGTGGAAAAACGTATCAATCACATGCAAAAcctacagaaagagaagaggaaattgGGGAAAAGGTTCGCGAGGCCTAACCCAATTCCAGATACAGGCATCTTG TGGACATAA